Part of the Xenopus laevis strain J_2021 chromosome 2S, Xenopus_laevis_v10.1, whole genome shotgun sequence genome is shown below.
taagaatacatttgtagtcttacagagcatttgttttttagaagggggtagtggcacccatttgaaagctgcaaagagtcagaagaaaaaggcaaataaatataaaactataaaaaaataataatgaagaccaattgaaaagttgcttaggattggtcattctataatatactaaaagttaacttaaaggtggaccacccgtttagggtaaggccagatgaggagattcggggagattttgtcgcctccccgaatctcctcatctggccttacccttaagttaCTTTTCAGTATCTCCCCTTAGCTATCTCCCTCTTCTCATTATCTATTCATTCTGATTAATAGCTTTAATGCATCATTGGTGTGTGCTCTTTTTGTGCTGAGAATTTGTAGGTGCTGAGAATTTGTAGGTGCTGAGAATTGCCACAGGTAAACCACTCATAATCATATAACCAACTCATTTAATCATTCAAAAATATGTACAAAGGCTTTTTTTGATGATTACTTAATTGAGTGTTTTACCTTCAGCACCCACAATGACCAGGGACTTTTCTGGCATTTTGTCACCACAACAAAATGATATAATTGTATAAGAACCAGTTCATATTAAATGATTAAGTCTTACAAATAATTCTATATAACCTGTGAGCATTTGATTTCCTCCACCCTTATTTTGCCTTCTGCGCATTCTCAACCCTTTTCATATATATCCACCCGTTGTAATcctcaacttcttttttttttccagtttgttttATGTATGACAGAGGCTGTCCTTCTTCTGTCTCCAGAAACGTCCCCTCTCTGCCCCCTTTCCAGGAAATCCAAGACTCGCTTACATTGGTTAATGCAACTGTGTGTTCCCCTTTTGGCTGGCATTGGCTTTGCCTTTATTGTGTGCAGCAAAAACCGTAGTGAGCACTTACATATGACCTCGTGGCACAGCATTCTGGGAGTGTTAACTTTAGGAGCTACATGTTGTCAGCTTGTGTGCGGTATGGCACTGCTTTGTCCCCGACTTGCTCGGATCAGTGCAGTTTCACGACTCAAGTTGTATCATGCAACCTGTGGACTTCTTGTCTATCTTCTGGCCACATCCACAGTGATCCTAGGCTTGTGTTCAGACTGGTTTCGGGCTCAAATAAAGGGGCCTATTTGGTATATCTGCCTTGCCTTACCTCTGTATCCTGCACTTATCATCATGAACCAAGTGTTGGACATTTACCTTCCCAAGCGCAAAGGAGAGATGTGATATTATTGTACCAGACACTGGAGTCATTGGTGGGATGTAGACAGTTAGTCtaaactgctttaaaaatgtttcattactTCATTGGAGTTTTGCTGTACATATCAGtgtattttaagttttctttGCAGTCATTTGATGCAATCACCCTGGACGAACTCTGGGATGTATTTCAGAACAAACCCATTAATTATGTAAAGCCTTAGGAACAAGAAAGGGAGATCATGACAGATAAGCTTATTTTTAGCTTTaactacattttttcttttgtcttcCACTGAATCAGCTAGCAGCTACGCAAGTTTCACTTAAGCAAATGAagtgatggacatgtctttttcaaCCTCAACTACTATATTACTGTGTTAACAGCCAGGGTCTGGCTTCACTATACAGCACAGACTGCTGTTTAAAGTTTAAGTTATTTATTAGTATgttatcaggcccggactggcaatctgtgggttctggcaaatgccagaggggctgctataaagtcccatagaaatgcagtattttgtgggctgtttgggcctctatgtgggctgattgggcctctgtgtaccaagggcctattttaattctcagttcggACCTGTATGTTATTATTTGGAAGTTGCCaaatcgaagcaacttttcaactggtcttcattatttattttttataattttagtgacccccatctaaaagaaaTTGACCCCTATTTATAttgcaatctcttattcaaatcaatgcatggttgctagggtaatttggaccctagcaaccaaattgctgtaaatgaaaactggacagctgctaaataaaaagttaaataactccaaaaccacaaataataaaaaatgaaaccagttGAAAATTCTCTTGGAATGCCACTCTTAacatcatactaaatattaactCAAATTTGAACAATCTCTTTAACCTAAGACTGAGATTCATTTTTCTATGAGCCTTTtgtacaactaaaacaaaatcaTAGCTATCCCCTACCTAGATCAGTTTTTATATAGTGCTTCATTTGAGGGCTAGTTTACTTTACAATAATTATGTTAAAATAATTGTTATAGAATTAAAGCTGTGCAATACACTGGGTGTCCATAAAAATGTTTGGCCTTAGAGTTATAGCCTACCCGAAAGTGGTGCAAAATGCAGGCAAGAATCAGTAAATATTAGTAAAGATAATATTagtaaatgttagtaaatataaTAAGGATCCATACACACAGTAAATAGTTTAATGGTGCATAACCTATTTTTTACAGCCACATAATGTAAAGCAAAACATGGTCTAGTTCCCCAAAATAGTGGATGgctaattttctaaaatgttaatTAACTTGTGTGAGTTTTGttgtaatttgcaaaaaaattgcgaTTGTAATTTGCAGTTgtaatttgcaaaatttggcatttggatttttgccagaaaactatttggatttttgggctaattccagcacagaccacagaaacttccagataggataggggcctctcccattgacttatatacaacctcggcaggtctgagatggcagattttcagattctgacttttggcAGCCTCGGGATATACAAAATctcgataaattcgagtttttcacaaGGAAACTGCGGGGGAACTTCGGGAATACAAAGCGTTtcatatgccatcctgccggcgggaaggcatttcatggagattagtctccccatctgccaccactcttaagggggtggttcaccttcaaaaaactagttggtttcagatagatcaccagaaataatgactttttccaatgactttccattttctatgtgtcactgaaGCAGCTCTGgtaaactgttataaatggatacatttagttgatacatttagttgatacatttctttgtccctgctgagcagaatctctgggtttcattgcaggcagctgttagaattgatacaatagttgctaatattccagagatgctgctgagaaatgtatcaactaaatgttgcaaaattgtaatagtttagagtctgcacctgaattactgagttgccagactcaaacatcagagacaggaacaaaacagtaagaaataaataatggaaagaaattaaaaacagtctttatttccggggaacaatctaaaaacaactgaattgaaaaaagtgtttggaaaatgaaccacccctttaaggactttGCTTTACTATGCTCATTCAATGAATCATATAATTAGGCTAAAACAAACCCTTTATTGTGATAACAATAGATCTAAAGAAATGAAAACGAATCTAAAGAAGCAATtaggctaaaaatgctaaaaaaagtgcagggcaggatgcaaagtgcgaATAATAACACACTGATGTCCTGCTCTTTCTAAAAAATGCCTGCATGTGCCACATGAATACAGTACTGTCTCTGTTTGtcagtgttgtattcatgagaGGGAGGCAGTTGGGCACCCCCCCCCTTGCTCCCTACCCATCTCCTAACTGGCAGATTTTCAGTCCGGCATTAGGTGCAGACAGACCCTGAACTCAAGTGCCTTTTGAATAAACACTAAGTAGCACAAATGCAACCACCTGGGTAGCCAATGTGCAAATGATCTGCTATGTTGGCACCCTCAACAAATGAGATGATCTTTATATGTTTGGCTAGCTTTATAAAAGAACAACTTGAATGCATGGATACTGCTTCATTGTACTACAATTGTTATCACCTAATTGAGATCCTGGTCCCGTTCCCCCATTCAGAGAAAAACCTGTTGTGGTCCAGGGTACTATGCAAGGTGCACCATGTCTCAACTGCAAAATGCTGGAGTGAAAATCCATCATTTCCATCTAAGCTCATAGTGTAGTGCTTCAGGCTAGTACAAGTTcagcaaatgttaggcacccccaagtgattgtatttacttacctgaaaccctggaccggtgctcctatcagcagaaaactgcaccagcccggggttttcCGGTAAGTAAATATGATCACTTAATCAGCCTAAAatctggcacccccaagtgcaagaagactttccttctcctttaaacagttgtCACTAACAATTTGTTactccccccagtgattatacctttccttatcctttagcAATCAAAATGAGTTCTTCGGGCTGACTTACATAACACTAATCATTATATCTagtaatga
Proteins encoded:
- the LOC108709463 gene encoding cytochrome b561 domain-containing protein 1; its protein translation is MPDIPTTFNRLGVDSTRVPDFWLYRCLRRLSGLLAHILALGFTIFLIILARPGTSLFSWHPIFMAIAFVLCMTEAVLLLSPETSPLCPLSRKSKTRLHWLMQLCVPLLAGIGFAFIVCSKNRSEHLHMTSWHSILGVLTLGATCCQLVCGMALLCPRLARISAVSRLKLYHATCGLLVYLLATSTVILGLCSDWFRAQIKGPIWYICLALPLYPALIIMNQVLDIYLPKRKGEM